A single genomic interval of Candidatus Bipolaricaulis anaerobius harbors:
- a CDS encoding 4Fe-4S dicluster-binding protein: protein MADELKGWKDLPLGGVVPGGAARELNKTGSWRAERPIWHEEKCIQCFQCWLHCPDDSILLHGGKMTGIDYDHCKGCGLCAAICPKDALEMVPEREGTCAK, encoded by the coding sequence ATGGCCGATGAACTCAAGGGCTGGAAGGACCTCCCCTTGGGCGGGGTCGTCCCCGGAGGGGCGGCGCGGGAGCTCAACAAGACGGGGAGCTGGCGGGCCGAGCGCCCGATTTGGCATGAGGAGAAGTGCATCCAGTGCTTCCAGTGTTGGCTCCATTGCCCGGACGATTCGATCCTCCTCCACGGCGGGAAGATGACGGGGATCGACTACGACCACTGCAAGGGGTGCGGGCTGTGCGCGGCGATCTGCCCCAAGGATGCCCTGGAGATGGTTCCAGAACGGGAGGGAACATGCGCAAAGTGA
- the porA gene encoding pyruvate ferredoxin oxidoreductase: MRKVMTGHKAVAEAMRQIEPDVVAVYPITPQSEIAEYYAQYVHDGIVHSELVPVESEHSALSACVGAAAAGARVMTATSSQGLALMVEVLYIAAGMRLPIVMALANRSLSAPINIHCDHADAYLARDAGAFQIFCESAQEAYDYTLIAQRIAEHEKVRIPGIVNLDGFTLTHTSQVVEPLEDETAKKFVGPFKALFPLLDVDHPVSWGTFAMPDYYFELKRAQAAAIEEVAGVFLEVQRAYASLTGRRYTGFIEPYRLDDAERAVVVLGSTAGTAKVAVDQLREKGEKVGVLKVWLYRPFPYAEVARALGHVKQVAVLDRAFSFGAMGALYNDVAAALVPSERRPVLANYIYGLGGRDVTVEQILQAFAEVKTARPATGLRYLGLRE; the protein is encoded by the coding sequence ATGCGCAAAGTGATGACGGGCCACAAGGCGGTGGCCGAGGCGATGCGCCAGATCGAGCCGGATGTGGTGGCGGTGTACCCGATCACCCCCCAGTCGGAGATCGCCGAGTACTACGCCCAGTACGTGCACGACGGGATCGTCCACTCCGAGCTTGTGCCGGTGGAGAGCGAGCACTCCGCGTTGTCGGCGTGCGTGGGGGCGGCGGCGGCGGGGGCGCGGGTGATGACCGCGACCTCGTCCCAGGGGCTCGCGTTGATGGTGGAAGTCCTGTACATCGCGGCCGGGATGCGGCTCCCGATCGTGATGGCGTTGGCCAACCGGTCGCTTTCGGCGCCGATCAACATCCACTGTGACCACGCTGATGCCTACCTCGCGCGGGACGCGGGCGCGTTCCAGATCTTCTGCGAGAGCGCTCAGGAAGCGTACGACTACACCCTCATCGCCCAGCGGATCGCCGAGCACGAGAAGGTGCGGATCCCGGGGATCGTGAACCTCGACGGGTTCACCCTCACCCACACCTCACAGGTGGTCGAGCCGCTGGAGGACGAGACGGCGAAGAAGTTCGTCGGCCCGTTCAAGGCCCTGTTCCCCCTCCTCGATGTGGACCACCCCGTGTCGTGGGGGACGTTCGCCATGCCCGACTACTACTTCGAGCTGAAACGGGCCCAAGCTGCGGCGATCGAGGAGGTGGCGGGCGTGTTCCTGGAGGTGCAGCGGGCCTACGCCTCCCTCACCGGCCGGCGCTACACAGGGTTCATCGAGCCGTACCGGCTGGACGATGCGGAGCGGGCGGTGGTGGTGTTGGGCTCCACGGCGGGCACGGCGAAGGTGGCCGTGGATCAGCTGCGGGAGAAGGGGGAGAAGGTCGGCGTCCTCAAGGTATGGCTGTATCGGCCGTTCCCCTATGCCGAGGTCGCCCGGGCGCTCGGACACGTGAAGCAGGTGGCCGTTCTCGACCGCGCGTTCTCGTTCGGGGCAATGGGGGCCCTGTACAACGATGTGGCGGCGGCCCTCGTCCCAAGCGAGCGGCGGCCCGTCCTCGCCAACTACATCTACGGGTTGGGAGGGCGGGACGTGACGGTGGAGCAGATCCTGCAAGCGTTTGCCGAGGTGAAGACGGCCCGCCCCGCGACGGGGCTGCGCTACCTCGGCCTGAGGGAGTAG
- a CDS encoding thiamine pyrophosphate-dependent enzyme — protein sequence MPSIKTLAQREEAGVRFTSGHTLCAGCAEPLVVRAVLNAIEGPVVAASPTGCLEVATSRFPGTAWNVPWVHVAFENAAAVISGVEAAYKALTKTGAVKRRIRFVVFGGDGGTYDIGLQALSGALERGHDFLYVCLNNEAYMNTGVQRSSATPRCASATTSPVGDEIPGKPQDRKDLTEIVVAHHVPYAGQAAVSNLIDLANKVERAMKHEGPKFLNVLTTCPLGWRTPRDSAVTQAKLAVETRYWPLYEVIEGVYKINYKPKENVPVEEWLKTQGRFRHLFRNPNGKELIAEFQAAVDRHWNELLRKEKCLSGGESQG from the coding sequence ATGCCAAGCATCAAGACCCTTGCCCAGCGCGAAGAAGCGGGAGTCCGGTTCACGAGCGGCCACACCCTGTGCGCAGGGTGCGCGGAGCCCCTCGTCGTGCGCGCCGTCCTCAACGCGATCGAGGGGCCCGTGGTGGCGGCGAGCCCCACCGGCTGCCTTGAGGTCGCGACGAGCCGTTTCCCGGGGACGGCGTGGAACGTGCCGTGGGTCCACGTCGCGTTCGAGAACGCGGCGGCGGTCATCTCGGGGGTGGAGGCGGCGTACAAGGCCCTCACCAAGACCGGTGCCGTCAAGCGGCGGATCCGGTTCGTCGTGTTCGGCGGCGATGGGGGGACGTACGACATCGGGCTCCAGGCCCTGTCCGGAGCGCTGGAGCGCGGCCACGACTTCCTCTACGTGTGCCTGAACAACGAGGCGTACATGAACACCGGCGTCCAGCGCTCCAGCGCCACGCCGCGCTGCGCCTCGGCCACGACCTCCCCGGTGGGGGACGAGATCCCCGGTAAGCCCCAGGACCGCAAGGACCTCACCGAGATCGTGGTCGCCCATCACGTCCCGTACGCAGGCCAGGCGGCAGTATCGAACCTCATCGATCTCGCGAACAAGGTCGAGCGGGCGATGAAGCACGAGGGGCCGAAGTTCCTCAACGTGCTCACCACGTGCCCGTTGGGCTGGCGGACCCCGCGCGATAGCGCCGTCACCCAGGCGAAGCTCGCTGTGGAAACCCGGTACTGGCCGCTCTACGAAGTGATCGAGGGCGTGTACAAGATCAACTACAAGCCGAAGGAGAACGTGCCGGTGGAGGAGTGGCTGAAGACCCAAGGCCGGTTCCGCCACCTGTTCCGCAATCCCAACGGTAAGGAGCTCATCGCCGAGTTCCAGGCGGCTGTAGACCGGCACTGGAACGAGCTTTTGAGGAAAGAGAAGTGCCTCTCCGGCGGCGAGAGCCAAGGCTAG
- a CDS encoding sodium:calcium antiporter — protein sequence MFLASAAVVVRSGLRLSNAGDRLAEATGIGRLWVGTILLALATSLPELVTNLAAVHLDAPDLAGGNILGANMLNIVVLVALVSLFPRVVIRPMERDQIWLVVTALILTGAVPVLVAIGGRVNLGPVSLGTAFILGGYLIGMAVVYRTRSCQPAPAPTSADQDPEEAPPTVRGAWARFGLATAGVLIAAPALAVSADQLATILGIAGSFMGVLAVALVTTMPELSVTWGALRLGSATMALGNVYGSCAFNVLILGIADLMYPKPIFLALDQSHIAAGVGAFLLMGLGPAFLALRTRGKLALSQALAVVMALGWGGLMYLVLTLAQ from the coding sequence TTGTTTCTCGCCAGCGCCGCGGTGGTGGTGCGGAGCGGGCTACGCTTGTCGAACGCAGGCGACCGCCTCGCCGAGGCGACGGGGATCGGACGGCTGTGGGTGGGGACGATCCTCCTTGCCCTCGCCACGTCGCTTCCCGAACTCGTGACCAACCTGGCGGCGGTCCACCTCGATGCCCCCGACCTCGCCGGCGGGAACATCCTCGGGGCGAACATGCTGAACATCGTTGTCCTTGTTGCGCTCGTGAGCCTGTTCCCGCGAGTCGTGATTCGGCCTATGGAGCGCGACCAAATCTGGCTCGTCGTCACCGCCTTGATCCTCACGGGGGCAGTGCCGGTGCTAGTCGCAATCGGAGGGCGCGTCAACCTGGGCCCAGTCAGCCTGGGCACGGCGTTCATCCTCGGCGGGTACCTGATCGGCATGGCCGTGGTGTACCGCACCCGCAGCTGTCAACCTGCGCCAGCCCCCACCAGCGCCGACCAGGACCCAGAAGAGGCGCCTCCGACGGTGCGCGGGGCATGGGCCAGGTTCGGGCTGGCAACGGCGGGGGTTCTTATCGCTGCCCCTGCCCTCGCCGTGAGCGCTGACCAGTTGGCCACCATCCTCGGGATCGCCGGGAGTTTCATGGGTGTCCTCGCCGTGGCGCTCGTGACGACGATGCCTGAGCTGAGCGTGACTTGGGGGGCGCTGCGCTTGGGTTCAGCGACGATGGCCCTCGGCAACGTGTACGGAAGCTGCGCGTTCAACGTTCTGATCCTGGGGATTGCTGATCTCATGTATCCGAAACCGATCTTCCTCGCCCTTGACCAGTCTCACATCGCAGCGGGCGTGGGAGCTTTCCTTCTCATGGGGCTCGGCCCGGCCTTCTTGGCCCTGCGGACGCGGGGCAAGCTTGCCCTGTCCCAAGCCCTGGCCGTGGTGATGGCCTTGGGATGGGGAGGCTTGATGTACCTTGTGCTCACGCTGGCCCAGTAG